The sequence ATATGTAAGTCTCGCGCCGCGTTTTATCGGCGACTTCGAAAAAGGAATCGATTACAAAGGCGATTTGAATGTATTCAAAACCGAATACGAAAAGCATCTCGACATAACAAAATATTTCGGAAGTTATAAAATCAGTCTTCACTCCGGAAGCGATAAGTTCTCGGCTTACCGGGTAATCGGATCGTTAAAAGGCGCTTATACTCACGTTAAAACGGCGGGCACCAGTTATCTGGAAGCGTTGCGCGTTGTAGCGGCTAAAGAACCGGCGTTGTTCAGAGATATTCTCGATTTCTGCCGCGACTTGTACGAAACCGAAAAGAGAAGTTATCACGTATCGGCGGACATCAACAAAGTAAAACCCGCAAACCAATATTCCGACACTGAACTTATCGAACTCTTTAACCAAAATGATACAAGGCAGGTTTTGCACGTTACGTTCGGCAAGGTACTAACAGAAAAAGATTCGTCGGGTCATTTCCTGTTTAAGGATAAAATAATGAAGTGTTTGGTCGAAAATGAAGAATCGCATTATGAATTCCTCGAAAAGCATTTTCTAAAACATCTGGAGTGTTTCAAATAAAATGGAAAGAGAAAAAATATTAAAGTCGATACTTCAAAGAAAGGCGGTCGCAGTTCTCAGAATTAAGGAGCCGGAAAAACTTAAAAAAGTTATCGAGGCTATTGCGGAAGGAGGAATCACGGTTGCCGAGATTACGATGACGGTTCCGAATGCAATCGAATTAATCGAAAGGATGAGCGAAGAACTCGATGAAAATATAATTGTCGGCGTTGGCTCCGTGCTTAATGCCGAAACCGCAGAAGCCGCAATCAAAGCCGGCGCAAAATATGTAGTGAGTCCCGTTTTCAAAAAAGAAATTATTGAAAAAGCTCATCAAATGGATGTGCCGGCAATGCCGGGCTGTTTTACTCCGACGGAAATACAAACGGCATACGAAGCCGGAGCGGATATAATCAAAGTATTTCCGGCGGACGTTCTCGGCATGAAGTTTTTTAAAGGAATTCTTGCGCCGATGCCGCATTTGAAACTGATGCCGACAGGCGGCGTGAATCTTACCAACGCCGGCGAATGGTTGAACGCAGGCGCTTGCGCAGTCGGAATCGGTTCGGCATTACTCGATAAAGACGCAATTAAAAAAGAAAACTATTCCGTT comes from Melioribacter roseus P3M-2 and encodes:
- a CDS encoding bifunctional 4-hydroxy-2-oxoglutarate aldolase/2-dehydro-3-deoxy-phosphogluconate aldolase → MEREKILKSILQRKAVAVLRIKEPEKLKKVIEAIAEGGITVAEITMTVPNAIELIERMSEELDENIIVGVGSVLNAETAEAAIKAGAKYVVSPVFKKEIIEKAHQMDVPAMPGCFTPTEIQTAYEAGADIIKVFPADVLGMKFFKGILAPMPHLKLMPTGGVNLTNAGEWLNAGACAVGIGSALLDKDAIKKENYSVLTENARLVVGSINEALNK